Proteins from one Listeria weihenstephanensis genomic window:
- a CDS encoding class I SAM-dependent methyltransferase, which yields MNLKSILPFSHDLLTRLLVPGDIVVDATAGNGHDTAFLAELVGINGHVFSFDIQQQAIDATTELLKEKQLADQVTLFCESHANMTSLLADQSIKAAIFNLGYLPGGDKTITTLADTTIQAIESALSLLAVGGIVILVIYHGHPEGQTEKSAVLHYAESLAQEQFHVLEYRFINQRNNPPFVIAIEKRKTKPVPAK from the coding sequence ATGAACTTAAAAAGCATTTTGCCATTCAGTCATGATTTACTCACACGCCTCCTCGTGCCTGGCGATATCGTCGTCGATGCAACCGCTGGAAATGGTCATGATACGGCCTTTCTAGCAGAACTTGTTGGCATTAACGGTCACGTCTTTAGTTTTGACATTCAGCAACAAGCCATCGACGCGACGACAGAACTTTTAAAAGAAAAGCAACTAGCCGATCAAGTCACACTTTTTTGTGAGAGCCACGCTAACATGACCTCTTTGCTTGCAGATCAATCAATCAAAGCCGCCATTTTTAATCTCGGCTATTTGCCCGGTGGTGACAAAACAATTACAACGCTGGCGGACACAACGATTCAGGCAATCGAAAGCGCCCTATCCTTGCTTGCTGTTGGAGGTATCGTTATTCTCGTGATTTACCACGGTCATCCAGAAGGTCAAACAGAGAAATCAGCCGTGCTACATTATGCTGAATCTTTAGCGCAAGAGCAATTTCACGTTTTAGAATATCGCTTTATCAACCAACGCAACAACCCACCTTTCGTTATCGCTATCGAAAAAAGAAAAACAAAGCCAGTTCCCGCGAAATAA
- a CDS encoding MupG family TIM beta-alpha barrel fold protein, with protein MFGISIYLSENNDFETTIERASEKGFSLIFSSLHIPEEDPAHYSHLLTRLGNAAKAHKMQLILDISAESLAHLDLTIDQADQISKLGVTGLRVDYGLNIAEIAKLATKIKVYLNASTINKTFLDALLQAGVDISQVEAFHNYYPKPHTGLDIPFFKQTNDFLHQYGLKIAAFVPGNGEKRQPLYAGLPTLEKHRDIHPFAAALELKTLGIDHIYIGDPSLQPSTTDQFQAFQQNSTLLLDCQLDNDLDPQIQQHLLSPDNNRMDPARDLIRLEKSRLALANLNIPAIPSRACPTGSIMIDNALFGRYQGEITIALRNLPAESKSNIIGQLDPAAIQILPFIQPGQIIQLRLHTKK; from the coding sequence ATGTTCGGTATTTCCATTTATTTATCTGAAAACAACGATTTTGAAACAACAATAGAACGCGCTTCTGAGAAAGGTTTCTCGCTTATTTTCAGCTCCTTACATATCCCAGAAGAAGATCCCGCTCATTATTCCCATCTACTTACACGGCTGGGCAATGCTGCAAAAGCACACAAGATGCAATTAATCCTCGATATTTCTGCGGAATCGCTGGCACACCTTGATCTCACCATTGACCAAGCAGATCAAATTAGCAAGCTAGGCGTCACTGGTCTACGTGTTGATTATGGCTTAAACATAGCTGAAATAGCTAAACTCGCGACGAAAATCAAGGTTTACCTTAACGCTAGCACTATTAATAAAACCTTTTTAGACGCACTGTTGCAGGCCGGCGTTGATATCTCACAAGTCGAAGCTTTTCATAACTACTACCCAAAACCACACACAGGCCTGGATATTCCCTTTTTCAAGCAAACGAACGATTTTCTACACCAGTATGGCTTAAAAATCGCCGCTTTCGTACCTGGTAATGGGGAAAAACGCCAACCATTATACGCCGGTCTACCTACACTCGAAAAACACCGTGATATCCACCCATTTGCCGCAGCGCTTGAGTTAAAAACACTTGGCATTGACCACATTTATATTGGAGATCCATCATTGCAACCTAGCACAACAGACCAGTTTCAAGCATTTCAGCAAAATAGCACACTACTCCTTGATTGCCAATTAGACAACGATCTTGACCCACAAATTCAGCAACATCTACTATCGCCTGACAATAACCGAATGGACCCAGCGCGCGACCTCATTCGCTTAGAAAAATCACGCCTCGCATTAGCAAACTTGAACATCCCAGCAATTCCATCAAGAGCCTGTCCAACAGGTAGTATCATGATTGATAACGCCTTATTTGGCCGCTATCAAGGAGAAATTACAATCGCTCTACGCAACTTACCAGCAGAATCAAAAAGCAACATCATTGGTCAGCTAGATCCAGCCGCGATTCAAATATTGCCATTCATCCAACCTGGACAAATCATTCAACTACGATTACACACTAAAAAGTAG
- a CDS encoding nucleotide sugar dehydrogenase, which translates to MNNFELLKDYLNKKEAVIAVMGLGYVGLPLAISFAEAGFQVIGFDPSEPKVTLVNQGMSDIMDITSERLSKLVLKEQLIATTDAKELARADAIIICVPTPLTKSYEPDTSYIVSAVDMIRENMTPNTIVVLESTTYPGTSKELIYAPIEKDGWRLDEDFYVCYSPERVDPGNKTYQTENTPKVLGGMTPISMQVGTALYEQVIDHVVPVASTEVAEMSKLLENTFRSINIAFINEMSLLCEKLDIDVWETIEASSTKPFGFMRFNPGPGIGGHCIPLDPIYLSWKAKEVNFFSRFIELAQETNHQMPEHVVHKAMTTLNSKQKALSGSRVLILGMAYKENIDDLRESPSIEVYENLLKAGANVDFCDPLATKYREKDGTIRDTIPLDYSSFALYDLVIILTCHDLFDKEQILANSSLILDTKNVMREFGSAKVARFGGGPVLVASEMLTV; encoded by the coding sequence ATGAATAATTTCGAACTTTTAAAAGACTATTTAAACAAAAAAGAAGCAGTTATTGCTGTTATGGGACTTGGTTATGTAGGTTTACCATTGGCGATTTCTTTCGCAGAGGCTGGATTCCAAGTTATCGGTTTTGATCCAAGTGAACCAAAAGTGACGCTTGTAAATCAAGGAATGTCGGATATCATGGACATAACGTCGGAGAGGCTTTCGAAGCTAGTTTTGAAAGAACAACTCATAGCGACGACAGATGCGAAAGAATTAGCTCGAGCGGACGCTATCATTATCTGCGTGCCAACACCGCTTACGAAATCATATGAACCAGATACATCGTACATCGTGAGCGCGGTTGACATGATTCGCGAAAATATGACACCAAATACGATCGTTGTGTTAGAGAGCACGACATATCCAGGTACTTCTAAAGAGCTGATCTATGCGCCCATTGAAAAAGATGGTTGGCGTCTGGACGAAGATTTTTACGTATGTTATTCGCCAGAACGAGTGGATCCAGGGAATAAGACATATCAGACCGAAAATACACCAAAAGTATTGGGTGGTATGACGCCAATTTCAATGCAAGTTGGGACGGCTTTGTATGAGCAGGTCATTGATCATGTGGTTCCTGTCGCATCAACAGAGGTTGCTGAAATGAGTAAGCTACTTGAAAATACATTCCGCAGTATTAATATTGCCTTTATTAATGAGATGTCGCTACTATGTGAAAAATTGGATATTGATGTCTGGGAAACCATCGAAGCATCAAGTACAAAACCATTTGGCTTTATGCGCTTCAATCCAGGTCCGGGAATTGGTGGGCACTGTATTCCACTTGACCCAATATACTTGTCTTGGAAAGCAAAAGAAGTGAATTTTTTCAGTCGTTTTATTGAACTTGCGCAAGAAACGAATCATCAGATGCCAGAGCATGTCGTGCATAAAGCGATGACTACTTTAAATAGTAAACAAAAGGCTTTGAGTGGTTCACGTGTTTTGATTTTGGGCATGGCTTATAAAGAAAATATTGATGATCTTCGGGAATCTCCGAGCATAGAAGTATATGAAAATCTCTTGAAAGCTGGGGCTAATGTTGATTTTTGTGATCCGCTAGCAACAAAATATAGAGAAAAAGACGGCACGATTCGCGACACAATTCCGCTTGATTATAGTAGTTTTGCTTTGTATGATTTGGTTATTATACTTACGTGCCATGATCTATTTGATAAGGAACAAATATTAGCGAATAGTTCACTTATTCTAGATACGAAAAATGTGATGCGCGAGTTTGGCTCAGCAAAAGTTGCTCGTTTTGGCGGGGGACCAGTTTTAGTTGCTAGTGAAATGTTAACAGTTTGA